GCAGATGAAGACAGATGAACGCAGATGCACGCAGATGAAGATGTTCCCTCTTCTCTCTTCCCTCTTCCCCTAGCCCCTAGCCCCTTCCCCTATCCTCCGCTGACGGGTGGAATCAGCACCACTTCATCGCCATTTTGGAGTACGGTATCTGACTCGACAAATTGGAGATTGACGCCAAAACGGGTGATGTTGCGCCATTGTGCTAGTTCGGGATGTTCGGCGATCAGCCTATCCAGCACTGTTACAACTGGGGTGGAAGCTGGGAACTCCAATACTAGGTCTGGAACGCCGTAAGCTTCCTGATAAGCTGCGAAGAGTTTGAGTGCGATCGTTATTGAAGGTTCGGACATGAGAATTGATGAAGAAGGGCTGGGATTAGATTAGCGCGAATGCCGAAAGCAAGCTAGAGCAGAAAACATCCTTAAGCTTTTGTTGCCTTCTCACACATTACGTCAAACTCCGGTTAATCTCTGTCATAAGATAGAGGAATAATTTCGGAAAAAATCACATTGGTTTTATACCCACTTTGTTCGGAAGTTGGTATGACCTCAATTTTTTGTCAGCTTTTATCCTGGAATAGGTAACGGAAAAAAGGATTCATAGCTCATGGGAACTACAAGTAGCATAATGCAGCGCAATAACGTCCAGGTTTTGGGTAATGGCACTCGGACGATCGTCTTTGCCCACGGCTTTGGCTCGGATCAAAGTGCTTGGCGACATCAGGTAGCAGCATTTTCAACCGATTTTAGGATTGTACTTTTCGATCATGTCGGAGCGGGGAAGTCAGATTTTTCTGCCTACAGCCCCCGCCGCTACAGCAGCCTATACAGCTATGCAGAAGATTTGCTGGATTTGTGTGCCGAATTAAAACTAACCAAAAGCATTTTGGTCGGTCATTCTGTAAGTGGTATGGTTAGTCTGCTGGCAGCATTAGTTGAGCCCGATTGCTTCAGCCAACTCATTTTTCTGGATGCGTCGCCGCGTTATCTTAATGATGTTGGATATTACGGTGGTTTTGAGCAACATGAGTTGGATGCGTTCTACGAAGCTATGTCAGCTAACTACTATGCTTGGGCGAGCGGCTTTGCTCCCATCGCAATGGCTACTGAAGATAAACCCGAATTGGCAGCAGAGTTTGCCAGAACTTTGGCGGCTGTTCGTCCCGACATCGCTCAAGCAGTAT
This genomic stretch from Argonema galeatum A003/A1 harbors:
- a CDS encoding alpha/beta fold hydrolase: MGTTSSIMQRNNVQVLGNGTRTIVFAHGFGSDQSAWRHQVAAFSTDFRIVLFDHVGAGKSDFSAYSPRRYSSLYSYAEDLLDLCAELKLTKSILVGHSVSGMVSLLAALVEPDCFSQLIFLDASPRYLNDVGYYGGFEQHELDAFYEAMSANYYAWASGFAPIAMATEDKPELAAEFARTLAAVRPDIAQAVSKVIFQSDHRNELPRLKVPTVILQASDDIAVPPQVGEYMAEKIPHSKLVRINARGHLPHILAPDVVTNAIAQCLAA
- a CDS encoding MoaD/ThiS family protein — translated: MSEPSITIALKLFAAYQEAYGVPDLVLEFPASTPVVTVLDRLIAEHPELAQWRNITRFGVNLQFVESDTVLQNGDEVVLIPPVSGG